Proteins found in one Mytilus edulis chromosome 2, xbMytEdul2.2, whole genome shotgun sequence genomic segment:
- the LOC139512403 gene encoding uncharacterized protein — MSNEEDIDEITRRLEKFNPNFFQRPPSSATVRSSFREQQITTTTNQESAPIETNKNEGETSEACIQCITPIPALSWKDIYPGDHIIFAGRIYDHHAIVVHKYPINEADETKVCLELVHATNTATKAFMASFHPFGNKAKLRKMKEEVDLTKSKVMIYVYQNTIKHFNPEEIIKRAIAEADADAEGGKGEFVYDLFVNNCEHFATWCVTGQKLSLQVRKVGMIVKMFFRNGFRGISDENQRNEKEFKSGMLCKKCYERNKQLLCAEKTTIQNKNHVQIGEIIMYSYYNLWHCAVVLEIIETTEKEVRCKIAHYAFCGFWKHRTIQEDPLPIPLDGSMFVITYSEEYNVYEPQEVVKRARSRIGEQLFAFFSNDSSQFARWCKLKLHREDEKNTKRTTRISFTT; from the exons ATGAG CAACGAAGAGGATATAGATGAAATAACAAGACGGCTGGAAAAGTTTAATCCAAATTTCTTTCAACGACCACCATCGTCCGCAACTGTTAGATCAAGTTTTCGTGAACAACAAATTACAACTACGACAAACCAAGAGTCAGCACcgatagaaacaaacaaaaacgaaGGCGAGACTTCAGAAGCATGCATACAATGCATAACGCCAATTCCAGCTCTTTCATGGAAAGACATTTATCCAGGGGACCATATCATCTTTGCAGGTAGAATATACGACCATCACGCTATAGTAGTTCACAAGTATCCAATAAATGAAGCGGATGAAACTAAAGTATGTCTTGAATTGGTTCATGCAACAAATACGGCAACTAAGGCTTTCATGGCTAGCTTCCATCCATTTGGCAATAAAGCAAAGTTAAGAAAGATGAAAGAAGAAGTAGATCTTACAAAAAGTAAAGTCATGATTTATGTATACCAGAATACTATTAAACACTTTAATCCAGAGGAGATTATAAAAAGAGCCATTGCTGAAGCAGATGCAGATGCCGAAGGAGGAAAAGGTGAATTTGTGTATGATCTTTTTGTAAATAACTGTGAGCATTTTGCTACCTGGTGCGTTACCGGTCAAAAATTAAGTTTGCAAGTGAGAAAAGTCGGTATGATTGTGAAAATGTTTTTTAGAAACGGATTTCGAGGAATAAGCGACGAAAATCAACGAAATGAAAAAGAATTCAAGAGTGGTATGCTCTGTAAAAAATGTTAtgaaagaaataaacaattacttTGTGCAGAGAAAACGACAATTCAGAATAAAAATCATGTTCAAATTGGGGAAATTATAATGTATAGCTATTATAATTTGTGGCACTGTGCTGTCGTATTAGAAATAATCGAAACTACAGAAAAGGAGGTTCGGTGTAAAATAGCGCACTATGCGTTTTGTGGTTTTTGGAAGCATCGAACAATACAAGAGGATCCACTACCGATACCATTGGATGGTTCAATGTTTGTAATAACGTATTCCGAGGAATACAATGTATATGAACCTCAGGAAGTTGTAAAAAGAGCACGTAGCAGAATTGGAGAACAACTGTTTGCATTCTTTTCAAATGATTCAAGTCAATTTGCTCGATGGTGTAAACTGAAATTACACCGAGAAGATGAGAAAAATACCAAAAGGACAACACGTATTAGTTTCACAACTTAA
- the LOC139510902 gene encoding 52 kDa repressor of the inhibitor of the protein kinase-like encodes MRGQGYDGAANMFGKFRGVQAIVRERVSTATHEHCKAHQLNLALIHSSKEPCVRNMMGIVHDIAFAFDYSAKRLNAFATELSNCDENVKEAMEKRSTLTTLCETRWSARADSLFTFKSAFPVVVHALEYLRDNRDEKAGAYLTASVINDSDYNTMETVVPIMSICFVNIVFNIMEFDATFIQVRGLASNKTRFNPPFITLENSCTNSIQNAVSKIENKSSGVAKSKAGGHRRLLDDPEFIVAFRTIVEDNYLNDTIQDELLQVYSPDLPDVNTWEQEVTRWKVKFSDIPKTKLPGTLKSSLKQAHQDFYPNIRRIFVLLLTMPVTSVCCKRSFSGLRRLKTWKRSTMGEERLCGLAMLHTHRDKDVSRDDILLRFDRTGHRWIGKLTFD; translated from the exons ATGAGAGGACAGGGTTACGATGGTGCCGCTAACATGTTCGGCAAATTTCGAGGCGTCCAGGCAATAGTCAGGGAACGAGTGTCTACAGCAACACACGAACATTGCAAGGCCCACCAACTTAACCTGGCTCTAATTCATTCTTCAAAAGAACCGTGTGTTCGCAATATGATGGGGATTGTTCATGATATTGCATTTGCGTTTGACTATTCAGCAAAGAGACTCAATGCCTTTGCAACTGAGCTTAGTAATTGTGATGAAAACGTCAAAGAAGCCATGGAAAAACGCTCCACGCTAACAACGTTATGCGAAACTAGATGGTCAGCTCGGGCAGATTCTTTGTTCACATTTAAGTCGGCCTTCCCCGTAGTTGTTCATGCCTTAGAATATCTCCGTGATAATCGAGATGAAAAAGCTGGTGCTTACTTAACTGCATCAGTGATAAA tgattcagattataacacaatggaGACTGTtgtacctattatgtctatttgttttgttaacatcgtattcaatataatggaatttgatgcgactttcatacaagtgagaggtttagctagcaataaaaccagattcaatccccCATTTATTACAttagaaaattcctgtaccaa TTCTATTCAAAATGCAgtttcaaagatagaaaataaaagttCTGGGGTAGCTAAATCCAAAGCAGGTGGACATAGGCGACTCCTAGATGATCCAGAGTTTATTGTGGCTTT CCGAACAATTGTGGAGGACAACTATCTTAATGATACCATACAAGACGAATTACTTCAAGTTTATTCCCCGGATCTGCCAGATGTAAATACATGGGAACAAGAAGTGACAAGGTGGAAGGTTAAATTTTCTGACATCCCTAAGACCAAATTACCAGGTACACTCAAATCTTCTTTGAAACAGGCACATCAAGACTTTTATCCAAATATCAGACGGATATTTGTGCTACTGTTGACAATGCCTGTCACCAGCGTTTGTTGTAAAAGATCCTTTTCAGGACTTCGTAGACTGAAGACGTGGAAAAGATCCACAATGGGCGAGGAACGCCTTTGTGGACTGGCAATGCTTCACACTCACAGGGACAAGGATGTTTCACGGGATGATATTCTACTAAGATTCGATAGAACTGGACACAGATGGATTGGAAAGCTGACATTTGACTAG